From a region of the Flexistipes sp. genome:
- the sucD gene encoding succinate--CoA ligase subunit alpha encodes MSILVDKNTKVIVQGFTGKEGTFHAQQCIEYGTNIVGGVTPGKGGSEHMDLPVFNTVTEAVSATGATVSMVFVPPAFLADAIMEAADSGIELVVAITEGTPVTDMLDTKEYLKHRKVKMIGPNCPGVITSEECKIGIMPGFIFKKGKVGLISKSGTLTYEASNQIVKEGLGISTAVGIGGDPIIGMSYKELLWEFEQDSETECIVMIGEIGGTLEIDAAEYIRENISKPVIAFIAGQTAPKGKRMGHAGAIISGSKGTAKEKMDALSSAGVHVVHSPADIGNTVAKIIGK; translated from the coding sequence ATGAGTATACTGGTAGATAAAAATACAAAAGTTATAGTTCAGGGATTTACAGGCAAAGAAGGAACATTCCACGCTCAGCAGTGTATTGAGTATGGTACAAATATTGTGGGTGGTGTGACACCGGGAAAAGGCGGCAGTGAACATATGGACCTGCCTGTTTTTAATACGGTAACTGAAGCTGTTTCAGCAACCGGTGCTACAGTCTCCATGGTTTTTGTTCCGCCTGCTTTTCTTGCTGATGCAATAATGGAGGCAGCTGATTCCGGTATTGAGTTGGTAGTTGCAATAACTGAAGGAACACCTGTTACTGATATGCTTGACACAAAAGAATATCTGAAGCATAGAAAGGTAAAAATGATAGGACCCAATTGTCCCGGTGTTATAACATCGGAGGAATGCAAAATTGGAATTATGCCCGGCTTTATATTTAAAAAAGGTAAGGTAGGGCTTATTTCTAAATCCGGAACACTGACGTATGAAGCAAGTAATCAGATTGTAAAAGAGGGACTTGGTATTTCAACTGCTGTTGGCATAGGCGGTGATCCTATAATAGGTATGAGCTACAAGGAACTTTTATGGGAATTTGAACAGGACAGTGAAACCGAATGCATAGTGATGATAGGTGAAATCGGCGGTACCTTGGAGATAGATGCTGCTGAATATATAAGAGAAAATATATCAAAGCCTGTTATTGCTTTCATTGCAGGCCAGACTGCTCCCAAAGGTAAAAGAATGGGACATGCCGGTGCGATAATTTCCGGCAGCAAGGGTACTGCAAAAGAGAAAATGGATGCACTGAGTTCCGCAGGTGTACATGTAGTGCACAGTCCGGCGGATATAGGAAATACAGTTGCAAAAATTATTGGTAAATAA
- a CDS encoding 4Fe-4S dicluster domain-containing protein, whose protein sequence is MAKAEKIVIHTDWCKGCEICVELCPTNALEMQDFKAVVKDLEKCIACMQCELRCPDFAIEVYKKES, encoded by the coding sequence ATGGCAAAAGCAGAGAAAATTGTAATTCACACAGACTGGTGTAAAGGCTGTGAAATTTGTGTCGAGTTATGCCCGACCAATGCTTTGGAAATGCAGGATTTTAAAGCTGTTGTTAAAGATCTTGAAAAATGCATTGCCTGTATGCAGTGTGAGCTGAGATGTCCTGATTTTGCAATTGAAGTTTATAAGAAAGAATCATAA
- the sucC gene encoding ADP-forming succinate--CoA ligase subunit beta — translation MDIHEHQAKEIFRKYGVPTPNGYVVYKPDNAVKVAQQLGGDLDVWVVKAQIHAGGRGKAGGVKLAKSTEEVGLLAKEMLGSTLVTHQTGANGKKVNRIYIEEGVNIEKEFYLGMVLDRSKEMPVMMASSEGGIDIEEVADKSPEKIVKVAINPTIGFRGFYGRKLAFGLGLPRDQVNKFIKFAESIYNVYMDYDASLIEINPLVLTKDKTFIALDAKMSFDDNSLYRQPEILTMRDLTEEEPVEVEANKHGLSYVKLDGNVGCMVNGAGLAMSTMDIIKHEGGTPANFLDVGGGANAETVAKGFEIILSDPNVKSIFVNIFGGIVRCDRVAQGILEAAKITNVNVPVVVRLDGTNAEEAQEILANSGIKNIIAADSIADGARKAISAVRGN, via the coding sequence ATGGACATTCATGAACATCAGGCAAAGGAAATTTTCAGGAAATACGGTGTACCCACACCTAACGGGTACGTTGTTTACAAGCCGGACAATGCCGTAAAGGTAGCCCAGCAGCTGGGAGGGGACCTTGATGTATGGGTTGTGAAAGCCCAGATTCATGCCGGCGGCAGAGGGAAAGCCGGAGGAGTTAAGTTAGCCAAATCCACGGAAGAGGTTGGGCTGCTTGCAAAAGAGATGCTCGGAAGCACACTTGTTACGCATCAGACAGGTGCGAACGGAAAGAAAGTTAACAGGATTTATATAGAAGAAGGCGTAAACATTGAAAAGGAATTTTATCTGGGTATGGTTCTTGACAGATCTAAAGAAATGCCGGTTATGATGGCTTCTTCCGAAGGCGGAATAGATATCGAAGAAGTTGCTGATAAATCTCCTGAAAAAATAGTCAAAGTGGCTATTAACCCTACCATTGGATTCAGAGGTTTTTACGGTAGGAAACTTGCTTTTGGATTAGGTCTGCCCAGAGATCAGGTAAATAAGTTTATAAAGTTTGCTGAATCCATATACAATGTATATATGGACTATGATGCCAGTTTAATAGAGATTAACCCCCTTGTCCTGACAAAAGATAAAACGTTCATTGCATTAGATGCCAAGATGAGTTTTGATGATAACTCTCTCTACAGACAGCCGGAAATTTTGACAATGAGGGATTTGACAGAAGAAGAGCCTGTTGAGGTTGAGGCAAACAAGCACGGATTAAGCTATGTTAAACTTGATGGTAATGTAGGGTGCATGGTGAATGGAGCCGGTCTTGCTATGTCCACTATGGATATAATTAAGCATGAAGGCGGCACCCCTGCCAACTTTTTGGATGTCGGCGGCGGAGCCAATGCTGAAACAGTAGCAAAAGGTTTTGAAATCATTCTCAGTGACCCTAATGTGAAATCTATTTTTGTTAATATTTTCGGTGGGATTGTACGATGTGACAGAGTTGCTCAGGGTATTCTTGAAGCAGCTAAGATTACCAATGTTAATGTTCCTGTTGTTGTCAGGCTGGACGGAACAAATGCTGAAGAGGCTCAGGAAATACTTGCAAATTCCGGTATAAAGAATATTATTGCTGCTGATTCGATTGCCGATGGTGCAAGAAAAGCTATCAGCGCTGTCAGGGGGAATTAA
- the mdh gene encoding malate dehydrogenase yields the protein MAFKRPKIALIGGGQIGGVLAQLSALRELGDVVMFDIVEDMPQGKTLDIAEASRVDGFDVELKGTNEYKGIEGSDVVIVTAGLPRKPGMSRDDLLTKNAGIMKQVAEGIREHAPDSYVIVISNPLDAMVTLMKEVTGFPTNRVFGQAGVLDSSRFSSFIAWELGVSVKDVNALVMGGHGDTMVPLIRYANVNGAPVMELLERKYGDANKAKEVMDAIVDRTRKAGGEVVGLLKTGSAFYSPASAAIAMTEALLRDQKRVLPVCAFLQGEYNVNDMYLGVPAIIGGDGVEKVVELSLNEEEGKMLDNSVDAVKKLLEDMKRLGFL from the coding sequence ATGGCTTTTAAGAGACCTAAAATAGCACTGATCGGTGGCGGTCAGATAGGCGGGGTACTTGCGCAACTGTCAGCTCTTAGAGAGTTAGGCGATGTAGTGATGTTTGATATCGTTGAAGACATGCCACAGGGCAAGACTCTGGATATCGCAGAAGCTTCCAGGGTTGACGGCTTTGATGTTGAGTTAAAAGGTACCAATGAGTACAAAGGTATTGAAGGCTCAGATGTTGTTATAGTTACAGCTGGTTTGCCGAGAAAACCGGGTATGAGCAGAGATGATCTTCTTACAAAAAATGCCGGCATTATGAAACAGGTGGCAGAGGGCATAAGAGAGCATGCTCCTGATTCATATGTGATTGTTATCTCCAATCCTTTGGATGCTATGGTTACCCTTATGAAAGAAGTTACAGGTTTTCCCACAAACAGGGTTTTCGGTCAGGCCGGAGTGCTCGATTCTTCAAGATTTTCCTCTTTTATTGCGTGGGAGCTTGGAGTTTCCGTGAAAGATGTTAATGCTCTTGTAATGGGCGGTCACGGTGATACTATGGTGCCGTTAATAAGATATGCTAATGTAAACGGTGCACCTGTTATGGAGCTGCTTGAAAGAAAGTATGGAGATGCCAATAAGGCGAAAGAAGTTATGGACGCAATAGTTGACAGAACGAGAAAAGCCGGCGGCGAAGTCGTTGGTCTCCTGAAAACAGGTTCCGCTTTTTACTCTCCTGCCTCTGCTGCTATTGCTATGACAGAAGCACTTCTCAGAGATCAGAAGAGAGTTCTCCCTGTTTGTGCATTTCTTCAGGGTGAGTACAACGTAAATGACATGTATCTGGGAGTTCCTGCTATAATCGGCGGCGACGGTGTTGAAAAGGTTGTCGAGTTAAGCCTTAATGAAGAAGAAGGCAAAATGCTGGATAACTCAGTAGATGCTGTTAAAAAACTGCTTGAGGACATGAAGAGACTCGGTTTCTTATAA